The DNA segment ttaactaataatataaaaaataatatttatttaataattatttgaaataattttcgaACTAGGTCGTGTTATACACCAAGTTTGTGAGTTGGATTGATCTGAActctctttaatttatattatgagtataattttatgcataaataatgatatataactatataattgaatatttttaaattaaagataaaataatactcaattatatgataacatataattatttatgtaaaaaattatattcattatttaagcTTTTAGTACTAGTTTGATTTTAACATTACCCCTACTCTAATTTGAAAAGTAAAGTCACTGTAATGTGGTAGCTTCTTTGAAGATGCAAACAAGTTTATGAagtataaaataagaaaaagcaaaaaggGAAATTACAATGAAGACCCCCCATGTGAATATGTCtccaaaatctaaaagtttattTAGTCTCCTcactttgaaaaagaagaaaaaaaggtttttttctcCTTGCACatgaaatttcctattttatcTCCTTAACAATCATGgaagattttttttgtaatttcaatcataatatttttatttttactatttgaaGAGTATAGTCTTTGTTATGTGATAGATGTCTCTGGttttattagattaattatctaatatgtttggttagaataatattttattataaaaaataaaacattacttacAAGGTTATCAAACATAaagtattataaaaattgatgactataaataattattgtttttactaaatataataaaatattattttactcaaattttattaagtataattattttaaaatattatttatattatttgttatattaattaaaaataaaagtatttttgccgtaaaaattaataattaaaaatagaattataactAAATCAAGAGATTAATTTAATAGTCTATTAATACATATGATGAAAttagtaatcaaattaaattttttattatctgttTTATAAccatgattaaaattttttattacttataaatcaaataaagtaatgtgtCACATtacaaatgataataaaaactaaacaaagtaatatgCTATATCACcactagtaataaaaaattattaaaatattttattatttataaattaaaaaaatataaatactaaataatagattaatatatacttttttacaTACTTTTCATAtaacttaatatattaatatctaattaagtaattttaaaataagaaaaaaatcttattatccAATAACATGTTATAGTTATACAATTTAATCATaactaaacatttatttatatttatctatctacTACTTCATGACTCTTTATTTTTCACCATATATTAATGAGGTGAGTGGTAATTTCAAGTGtcaaatgagttgaatttggtagaactttcatttcattttatgtTGTAATGAATTGAGATGATAATTCATCATTCATAGCAAACTTAAAACCATTGTAAACCTTTTCACGAGGCTTTTACCCAATTTATAAATTCGcaaatcatatcataaatttgtTACAACAATTTGTTGTAGTAGAAGTACTTATAAACTACAAAagcaatcaaaattatattcaagttGAGTTCTATTTGAATATAGATTGATTGAAGTTTGACGTGAATCCATAATTGTTAGTTCAAGATTAAGTTTGTTTGAGTTTATAAAAAACATTgtttaagattattataaaaataaataatattattaataaggtaaataatattaacaccttataaataatataatcgaattgattaacaataatattatataagaatttgaactaaactcaaactaaactatcaaattaaaattttattgggaTACAAAACCTTAGGTTGAGATTGGACTTTtggtttattataattttgtgatgtatactaacaataataatacaagattaaaaaaaagtaagactaaaataataataatttgaagaaaGAAGGTACAATCGCTACCTTTTCTCCCCTCTCGATTCTTCAAGATCAAccatactaattaattaattagtatatttgataaaatgtcaTCAAAAGGAGAAATGCATGCCATGTTTTTCTGGTAGGAGTTTTGggttctgaaaataatttaacagtgtctgaaattgtaatttgttgttgatgagatatgaaagtaagaaaaaggaaggaagaaattgattttatcaGGTATTAATTCGAAGAGTACAATCAAAGTCAATGTAATATGGCAGCATCCTAGAAAATGCAAATGAGTTTATAAAAGCAGAAAAAAGAGATTACAGTGGAGACTCGTCACATGAATGATGTTGAATTTACTCAAAGTCTATTTCCATCACagcaataaaattttttaatagattttctcataaattaagagttgaattaaaaataagtggAGTGCCACCAAGAACAAAGAATTGCTTccataaattgaattttgtgaaactttcatttctctttatcatctttacatttcttctctttcaatcaTTCAGAAATACTTTCACTCACAAACCTCTCTGAAACCACATCCTTTGATTCCTTCGGTTTGCGCCTTACTTGCCTTGTCACAAACCTCTCCGAAACTAGTTCCCCTGATTTCTTCAGTTCGCACCCTGGTTGCCCTGTTGCTTTCTctgttttactttctttatttcagAATTTTTTTGCCCTATTTCTggttctttaattttttctgtttcaatatttctgatttcttcaaccgaaaaaaaaaaaaaaacatttttgcttTCAGTTATTTCTTGATTACTAGAAAGAATTATCATTTCTcgtatttattgttaaatattttcatttgctttACTTCTCTTCTGTTTTTGATTTCTTCGGTTTGCGCCTTACTTGCCCTGTTACTATCtctcttttactttctttatttcagCTTTCTTTTTGCCCAATttctggtttttctttttttttaaaaagaatatctgtttcaatattatttctgatttcttccaaaaataaaaaaaccttcTTGCATTTGGTTATTTCTCAATTACCAGAAAAAAATCCGtttctctaatttatttttaatttcggtagttgcattttaattattttcattttctttacttctgtttttcaaacctgaaaaaagttttaaaaaatggttgatTGTCCCTGTATCGCGAGTGTGGTGAGTCCTGTCCTTCAAGTTGCCGAGTGGTTGGCTGCTCCAATTTGGCGTCCATTTAAGTACTTGTACAACTACActaccaatttcaaaaatctggaaacgGAAGTTGATAAGTTGAAGCATACAAGAGAAGAAGTTGAGCGTGAGATTATTGCTGCTGAAAGAAATGTGGAAGTGATCAACCAAAATGTTAAGAAGTGGCAGGACAGTGCGCAGGAGATGATTGATAAAGCAGAGCAGTTGATTCAAGAGAAAGAACAGTTCATTCGAGAGAAAGCAAACAACCCGCGTTGTTTCAAGGGATTGTGCTCCAATTTCATCATCCACTACAAACAAAGCAGGAAAGCTTTTAAATTGAAGCGGGATGATATTGATCCACTCCTCCAGCAAGAGAGGGAATTGAGTCCAATTTCCTATCAAACTAATCCACCAGAGATCTGGCTTAAATCTAGTGAAAATTATTTGGCTTTTGAATCAAGAGACACCACTGTGACGAATGTACGGGGTGCtttaaatgatgagaatgtgCACATGATTGGTGTTTATGGGATGGGTGGTCTTGGGAAGACCATGCTTGCGCAGGAAATTGGTAGGAAAGCCAACGAGGAAGGGCTCTTTGAGGACATTGTTCTTGTTGAGGTAAAGAAACATACAGTACACAACAATAAGGCTTACTTTATATTGGTTCTGACtgggtatatattttttttcctatcttGCAGGTGTCAGAATCTCCTAATATACAGAAGATTCAAACAGAAATTGCTGACAACTTggatttgaaattcgaaaacgAAAGTGGAAGGGCAAAGAAGCTATATTCAAGAATGGAGGGCCagaaaattcttttaattctaGATAATATTTGGGAACCTCTAGAATTTGAAAAGATTGGAATTCCTTGCGGAGCTGACCGTGGGAGAAATAAACTTCTATTCACAACAAGAAAGTTAGATGTGTTGGAGAGTATGGGTTCTACAAATAATTTCGGGATGGGTattttaaatgaagaagaagcttgGAACCTATTCGAGAAGATGGCAGGTAAAATGTGCTGTAGAACTTTTATTTGCATGTTTTTTAAATCaacacattttaattatattttttaattatttgatgtgttttgatgtgaatattaaaataccaaattaattataacatgAACAAATTccaacttcaaattttaatttcacttgtGTTCTTGataaaaaacattataattcatttttattatattcaagcTCAAAATTAAGAGTAGATAAAATCCAAGCtgtttcaaattgaatattCAGTACAGATCAAACGAGTCAATTTTACACAAGAGTTTTAGATTAGTAGctcaatttaataattgacttatttatctatttaatgcAATTGTTCATCATATCAATGATGTTGTTAATCGCTTTGAATTAGACATTGTTGAGTGTTGACAATGTCAGTGGCTCTCCAATGGCATTGTTCATCAAATTGAACGATCTCCAATCGAACATTATGCCTTTGATCCAAGCTCGAAATCCATCTAgacatcaaatttttttctttgattttattgtgtTAATTGTTCTTCTAAAAGTAagtacttttaaatttttattaataaagtttaattgtgagtgaaaaagtgttatttatgttcAACAAGGGTGCAAAAAAGTTTTaaggtcaaaccttgggtggaacacTAACTTACTCAATGCAGTATTCTGATTCGTGTTTAAAAgcttaatcaaattttgtataatGTGAAGCCTTTAAACTATTTTGAAGCTTGACTCTAAGGACGGTTacaatttaatagattttgaccatgaataaacataaatttttccactgaatttgtgtatgaataaataatcttaagaacatatttttctcttgtttgttaaataaaactattttgcaTTCAAGATATTAATTCGTATCTTTTTCAAACACTTTGAGAGAGACACTATTTGCCACTTATTATGTTACGAGTGTctaattatagattttttaaaataaaaattcaagaggaattatatttgatattataaactagaattcatttagattaaaaaaaatttgatggatttagttggaaaagattaaattcaacatttataactttttttgtttttaaatctaaagtatgtatgtaaataaaaaaatacaattcgTATAATCTTAGATCTCTTTGCAGGAGATATTATTCAAAAACATGGATTGCATTCTCTACAAAAAGATGTATGCAAGGAGTGCGGAGGATTACCTCTTGTCATTAGTGCAATAGCTAAAGCATTAAGAAACAAGAGTGATCCATCTGATTGGAAGTATGCATTACAAGAATTGAAAGGACTTTCAGAAGTAAAGTATACAAGATTCCTTGAAAAGGAGTACACAAAGATCGCCTTGAGTTACAAATATTTAAGTGATGAACttaagaaaatgtttttaatttgtagtCTAATGGAAAATAATACTTCCATTTCAGACTTGTTCAAACATGTTGTGTGCCTGAATATACTTGGCGGAGTTAATTTGACAATGGAAGGTGCACGAAAAAGACTAGATAAATTGGTTCATGACCTCAAAGATGCTTGTTTGTTACTTGATGGGTTCGAAAGCGGCCAATTTGCTATGCATGATGTTATTCGTGATGTTGCCATAGTATTTGCACATGAGGAGTACCATGTGTTTACAACAAGAAATGATGTTGAACGAGATTGGAAGGATAGAGCAAAACTCAAGAAATGCACAAAGATTTCTTTACCTGGTAAAAGTACTAATATTAGTCAACTTTGGCCTTATGATTTGGATTGTCCAAATGATTTGGTTTGTCCAAAGGATTTGGCTTGTCTAGATCTTGACTATTTCTATATGACTGATATGTGGAACTCTTCTTTTGAAATGCCGAAGGGCTTTTTCACGGTGATGCCAAATCTTAGAGTATTGAATTTGGTTCGACTACAACAATTGCCATTGCCATCATCAATTCATCAATTGACAAACCTTCAAACATTGTGTTTAGATGGTAGCAACATTAAATATATTGCTATTATTGGAAAGCTTAAGAATCTAAAGGTCCTTAGCATGCGACATTCTTACATTAAAGAGTTTTCCACGGAAATGGATCAATTAACTTCACTAAGATTGTTAGATTTGAGCGATTGCTATCATTTGAAAGTTATTGCTCCAAATgtgatattaaaattattcaatttggAAGAACTTTATTTGAAGGGGTGCCCTATTCAGTGGAAGATTGAAGTACTTGAGGAATTGAAGTGTTTGTCTAAACTCGCCATTGTAGAATTGGATATTCAAGATGACAAGGTTTTGCCTGAAGCCTTATTTTCTAGAGAGCTTGAAAGGTACAAAATATTAGTGGGAAATTGGAGGTACCAATATCTACCAATTGGTGAACACAAGTGTTTGAggatattgaaattgatattcAATCGTACCATCTACTTGGAAGAATTTTGCGGAATCAAAAATGTTGAACTCTTATGCTTAGTCAAACGTTcaaaagatgaagataatgaGGATAAGGATGAAAGGATGTggatgatgatgaggatgatgatgagcATGAGGATGAGGATGGACGAGGACGAGGGGGAGGGGGAGGGCGAGGGTGAAAGCACAccgatttttaacaaaaaggttTGATTTACTAGAACTTCTTGTATTTGCctattatatattcttattttcttttagttttattcTCATTTGTTAACATGTAGTTGTAGTATTCTCACTTGCATCTTTTTTACTAGTAACtcaaattttcagattcaattcaatttcattatcaagtactattctttaatttttctcatatgagtttttaaatattgaagCAACAATTAACTTTGATTGTAGGTTATCTTTTCTGATTTAAAGGTCTTGGTATTGAAGAATATTATTTCTAGAAAGATTTGGGACAACCAACTTCCATCATCCtcctttcaaaatttgaaagaattgaTATTGTGGAGATGTACAAGGATAAAATTTGTGTTTCCTTGTAGCATAACCAAAGACCTCAAGCAACTCCAATATCTTGAGATAAAGGCTTGTATTGATTTAGAGGAAATTGTTGCTACAGAAGAAATAACAGAAGCAGCTGCCAGTTTTGTTTTTCCTGAACTAACCTTTTTGAAGCTTGAAAATCTACTGAAACTTGCAACTTTTTATCCTGGAATACATACTTTGGAATGCCCAAAGTTGAAAAGGTTGGAGATGAAAAGTTGTAACAAATTTAAGATATTCAATTCAGAGCCAAGTTCTTTATGCTTGGACTATAAGGTATGAGTATCTAATTTTGTTCCTCTTTGAATGTTTAAAAAACCttctttatacatataaatttgaaacaacTGAATTATccctctccttttttttttttctccgtAATGCTTTGTGAGttgaatatttgtttttcattaatagTGAACTTATATAGAAGTAAATTCAACTGATTGTTGATGTTTCCAAGAGACAAAGTAGGCATGTTAAAGGAATTCCAACCCCCTTAATCTtcactttttgaaaattttactgaAATTTATGTAAAGTTTCAcaattaagatttttcaaaatttttttttaaagatatatttaatttgtagtttttgaaaacagcttttgaactttttaatttttatattgatttgaaatttaaaaaataaataattgaaggcTTCAACTAATAAGCCATTAactaaacttttgttttaagaatataattaaaaagttgattggattttgttttgatggttTTGGAGATCAACCATGCTTGACTTAGTGACTTCTAAAAATTTCATCCCTATTTTTTacagaaaaatattaatgaaaaaaaataaaaatccttaataataattaacttaaaatacatcttcataaataattaacaaaatttaataaactaaattatatgtgaataataggaaattataattaatttcataatttattgtagtgataaattttttatttaattatttgttatatatgcttATTTACGAAGATGAATTTTTAGTTCAAGTTGTCACTTAAGGAAAAGGTGATAACTTGTTGTACTTTGCTATTATGcttttttatattctcttatgCTTATTCTCATTTGTTAGTTGTagtattcaattatttgttatatgcttattttcctttttgcatttctttttaatttttcaagtgaattaaatttcttttttaattcatgcTTGCATCAATTTCACTAGAAAGTattgatttcattaattcatgCTTGCTTctgtagttaatatttttagagacaaaaaaaaaacattgttaaTATTATGAAATGTCATGATAAATGCATGagtcaattatttctttttaagattttgaaacaaCAATTAACTTTGACTGCAGGTTCATTTTGGTGATTTAAAGGTCTTAGAATTGAAGAATCTTCATTTTGAAAAGATTTGCGATAGCCaactttcaacttcttcttatcaaaatttgacacacttGACCTTATTTGGATgcgataaaataaaatatgtgtttccTTTATCAATAGCCAAAAACCTCCAACAACTCCAATACCTTGAGTTAACGAGTTGTGAGGTTTTAGAGAGAATTGTTGCTCCAGAAGAAGGAACAGAAGCaactatcaattttttctttccacAAGTGAGCACAATGAAGCTTCAATATCTACCAGAGTTTACAAATTTATATCCTGGAATACATACTTCAGAATGGCCAAAATTGAAAGAGTTGGTGGTCAAAGATTGTCCTAAATTTAAGATGTTCACTTCAGAGCTAAATTCTCTATGCTTGGACCAAAAGGTACAAGAACCCAATTTTATTCCCTTTTTTGtctataaaaattttctatattatattacataaattcaAAACGATTGACTTAATGGCTTCTACAAATTCCATCCCTATTTCTtacagaaaaatattaaaggaaaaaaataaaaatcctcaataataattaacttaaaatacatcttcgtaaataattaacaaaatttaatatactaaattatatgtgaatgttataattaatttaataatttattatagtgataaacttttttattgaaaagattaaaaatagtttttttttttaaaaccatgtgGGCTAATAGTTTTTCTCCACTTGGcttgaaatagttttatctctcaaattttttaattaatttaataatttaataacttaaaatacatcaaattgcatattgacacatcatcattgatatctAATTTGGTACTCATTATTAGTGCACATTATattactcatttcaaaattttatcaacatgaTTTGGTACTgaacaagaataaaaatcagtttaattttgaaacaaattatattaggGTATTTGCCAATTTGATATGTATTGAATTCtttgtatgtataaatttgtaagaaaaaggAATAGAAGCGACAAGTTAGCTaagacataaattttaaaaaataaatagtgtaTAGATCAAGCAATTCACCGAACAGTTGGTGAACAATAACAACAGCTTCTACAAATTCTAACTgtctctcctttttcttttttgatgaaGCTTAGTGagctgaattttttttcattaatattgaaCTTAAATACTAGAAGAATTCTAACCGCCTCAATCttcagtttttgaaattttttattatcatttatgtaAAATAGATCATTTCAAAATGAGgaaacatgattaaaaaaaaaacaaaattaaacaattaagatttttcaaaaaaaaaataaaagatatatttaattagtagtTTGCGAAAACagcttttgaactttttaatttttatattgattttaaatttaaaaaataaataattgaaggcTTCAATTAATAAGCCATTAactaaacttttgttttaaGAAGATAATTAAAAGGCtgattggattttgttttgatggttATGTAGATCAACCATGATTTGGAGTTATTTGTATTAGAGACTCAGAGCATGAGGATTATTTGGAATCGTAATTATAAAGCTCTGGATATCTCAAGTGATGAGTCAGCATATACTCCACTTCCAGTCCTTCAAAGATTTCAAAGTCTGGAAAGGCTCCAACTAGATAAATGTGaatacaaagaaattaagagTGTATTTGATCTTCCGAATCTTAATGTTCTAGGTATAGTGTGCTGTCACAAATTGGTGAGTCCAGTGCCATCATCACCTTCAACAGCTAGAAGCTTGGTACAGTTGAAAGAATTGTGCTTATCAAATTGTGGAATGCTGgctgaaatattagaaaataagaGAGATGTAACAacaattgaaattgtttttcaaaaattgaccAAGTTGTCACTTTATCAGTTAAAAAGTCGCACGTGCTTCTGCTCAGGGAATCACTCTCTCAATTTCCCATCATTGAAAGAGTTAATTATTTCAGATTGTCCCAACATAGACACTTTCTTCAGGGAAATCTCAAACGTTTCGGAATTGACTTTGCAATCCAATGAAATAACGCCATTTTTTAACCAAAAGGTTTGATTTATGATAACTTCTTGTACTTTTCTATTATGTATTCTTATATTCTCTTATGCTTAGTCTCATTTGTTAGTTGTAGTGttcaattatttgttatatatgcttattttcctttttcttttctcaagtggattaaattttcagttcaATTTTACTAGTAACTATTGATTTCATTCATTCATGCTTGATTCAgtagttaatatttttagagacaaaaaaatacattgttaatattattgcaTGTCATGATAAATCCATAAGATTTTCTCAAGAGTTCTTAAATGTTGAAacaataattaactttaaatttttatatttaattagtagtttttgaaaatagcttttgaactttttaatttttataatgattttaaatttaaaaaataaataattgaaggcTTCAACTAATAAGGCATTGACTAAACCTTTGTTTTAAGAATGTAATAAAAAAGcttattgaattttgttttgatggttTTGTAGATCAACCATGATTGACTCAAtgacttttaaaaatttcatccctattttttacagaaaaatattaaaggaaaaaaataaaaatcttcaataataattaacttaaaatacatcttcacaaataattaacaaaatttagtatactaaattatatgtgaataataggaaattataattaatttcataatttattatagtgataaatttgttatttaattatttgttatatatgcttatttttcttttttcctttttctagtgcattaaatttttagttcaattttactAGTAAGAATTT comes from the Mangifera indica cultivar Alphonso unplaced genomic scaffold, CATAS_Mindica_2.1 Un_0002, whole genome shotgun sequence genome and includes:
- the LOC123205126 gene encoding probable disease resistance protein At4g27220 isoform X4, which encodes MVDCPCIASVVSPVLQVAEWLAAPIWRPFKYLYNYTTNFKNLETEVDKLKHTREEVEREIIAAERNVEVINQNVKKWQDSAQEMIDKAEQLIQEKEQFIREKANNPRCFKGLCSNFIIHYKQSRKAFKLKRDDIDPLLQQERELSPISYQTNPPEIWLKSSENYLAFESRDTTVTNVRGALNDENVHMIGVYGMGGLGKTMLAQEIGRKANEEGLFEDIVLVEVSESPNIQKIQTEIADNLDLKFENESGRAKKLYSRMEGQKILLILDNIWEPLEFEKIGIPCGADRGRNKLLFTTRKLDVLESMGSTNNFGMGILNEEEAWNLFEKMAGDIIQKHGLHSLQKDVCKECGGLPLVISAIAKALRNKSDPSDWKYALQELKGLSEVKYTRFLEKEYTKIALSYKYLSDELKKMFLICSLMENNTSISDLFKHVVCLNILGGVNLTMEGARKRLDKLVHDLKDACLLLDGFESGQFAMHDVIRDVAIVFAHEEYHVFTTRNDVERDWKDRAKLKKCTKISLPGKSTNISQLWPYDLDCPNDLVCPKDLACLDLDYFYMTDMWNSSFEMPKGFFTVMPNLRVLNLVRLQQLPLPSSIHQLTNLQTLCLDGSNIKYIAIIGKLKNLKVLSMRHSYIKEFSTEMDQLTSLRLLDLSDCYHLKVIAPNVILKLFNLEELYLKGCPIQWKIEVLEELKCLSKLAIVELDIQDDKVLPEALFSRELERYKILVGNWRYQYLPIGEHKCLRILKLIFNRTIYLEEFCGIKNVELLCLVKRSKDEDNEDKDERMWMMMRMMMSMRMRMDEDEGEGEGEGESTPIFNKKVIFSDLKVLVLKNIISRKIWDNQLPSSSFQNLKELILWRCTRIKFVFPCSITKDLKQLQYLEIKACIDLEEIVATEEITEAAASFVFPELTFLKLENLLKLATFYPGIHTLECPKLKRLEMKSCNKFKIFNSEPSSLCLDYKVHFGDLKVLELKNLHFEKICDSQLSTSSYQNLTHLTLFGCDKIKYVFPLSIAKNLQQLQYLELTSCEVLERIVAPEEGTEATINFFFPQVSTMKLQYLPEFTNLYPGIHTSEWPKLKELVVKDCPKFKMFTSELNSLCLDQKIDHDLEEFNLKTQSIVISWNRENKALEISSDESAYIPLPVLQRFQSLKELQLYECEYKEIKSVIDLPNLNVLHVQKCSKLVSLVPSSTSLQNLEVLMKELTGSSEEKKGTRT
- the LOC123205126 gene encoding probable disease resistance protein At4g27220 isoform X2, translated to MVDCPCIASVVSPVLQVAEWLAAPIWRPFKYLYNYTTNFKNLETEVDKLKHTREEVEREIIAAERNVEVINQNVKKWQDSAQEMIDKAEQLIQEKEQFIREKANNPRCFKGLCSNFIIHYKQSRKAFKLKRDDIDPLLQQERELSPISYQTNPPEIWLKSSENYLAFESRDTTVTNVRGALNDENVHMIGVYGMGGLGKTMLAQEIGRKANEEGLFEDIVLVEVSESPNIQKIQTEIADNLDLKFENESGRAKKLYSRMEGQKILLILDNIWEPLEFEKIGIPCGADRGRNKLLFTTRKLDVLESMGSTNNFGMGILNEEEAWNLFEKMAGDIIQKHGLHSLQKDVCKECGGLPLVISAIAKALRNKSDPSDWKYALQELKGLSEVKYTRFLEKEYTKIALSYKYLSDELKKMFLICSLMENNTSISDLFKHVVCLNILGGVNLTMEGARKRLDKLVHDLKDACLLLDGFESGQFAMHDVIRDVAIVFAHEEYHVFTTRNDVERDWKDRAKLKKCTKISLPGKSTNISQLWPYDLDCPNDLVCPKDLACLDLDYFYMTDMWNSSFEMPKGFFTVMPNLRVLNLVRLQQLPLPSSIHQLTNLQTLCLDGSNIKYIAIIGKLKNLKVLSMRHSYIKEFSTEMDQLTSLRLLDLSDCYHLKVIAPNVILKLFNLEELYLKGCPIQWKIEVLEELKCLSKLAIVELDIQDDKVLPEALFSRELERYKILVGNWRYQYLPIGEHKCLRILKLIFNRTIYLEEFCGIKNVELLCLVKRSKDEDNEDKDERMWMMMRMMMSMRMRMDEDEGEGEGEGESTPIFNKKVIFSDLKVLVLKNIISRKIWDNQLPSSSFQNLKELILWRCTRIKFVFPCSITKDLKQLQYLEIKACIDLEEIVATEEITEAAASFVFPELTFLKLENLLKLATFYPGIHTLECPKLKRLEMKSCNKFKIFNSEPSSLCLDYKVHFGDLKVLELKNLHFEKICDSQLSTSSYQNLTHLTLFGCDKIKYVFPLSIAKNLQQLQYLELTSCEVLERIVAPEEGTEATINFFFPQVSTMKLQYLPEFTNLYPGIHTSEWPKLKELVVKDCPKFKMFTSELNSLCLDQKINHDLELFVLETQSMRIIWNRNYKALDISSDESAYTPLPVLQRFQSLERLQLDKCEYKEIKSVFDLPNLNVLGIVCCHKLVSPVPSSPSTARSLVQLKELCLSNCGMLAEILENKRDVTTIEIVFQKLTKLSLYQLKSRTCFCSGNHSLNFPSLKELIISDCPNIDTFFREISNVSELTLQSNEITPFFNQKVTKVKLQYLPEFIDFYPGIHTSKWP
- the LOC123205126 gene encoding probable disease resistance protein At4g27220 isoform X6, which encodes MVDCPCIASVVSPVLQVAEWLAAPIWRPFKYLYNYTTNFKNLETEVDKLKHTREEVEREIIAAERNVEVINQNVKKWQDSAQEMIDKAEQLIQEKEQFIREKANNPRCFKGLCSNFIIHYKQSRKAFKLKRDDIDPLLQQERELSPISYQTNPPEIWLKSSENYLAFESRDTTVTNVRGALNDENVHMIGVYGMGGLGKTMLAQEIGRKANEEGLFEDIVLVEVSESPNIQKIQTEIADNLDLKFENESGRAKKLYSRMEGQKILLILDNIWEPLEFEKIGIPCGADRGRNKLLFTTRKLDVLESMGSTNNFGMGILNEEEAWNLFEKMAGDIIQKHGLHSLQKDVCKECGGLPLVISAIAKALRNKSDPSDWKYALQELKGLSEVKYTRFLEKEYTKIALSYKYLSDELKKMFLICSLMENNTSISDLFKHVVCLNILGGVNLTMEGARKRLDKLVHDLKDACLLLDGFESGQFAMHDVIRDVAIVFAHEEYHVFTTRNDVERDWKDRAKLKKCTKISLPGKSTNISQLWPYDLDCPNDLVCPKDLACLDLDYFYMTDMWNSSFEMPKGFFTVMPNLRVLNLVRLQQLPLPSSIHQLTNLQTLCLDGSNIKYIAIIGKLKNLKVLSMRHSYIKEFSTEMDQLTSLRLLDLSDCYHLKVIAPNVILKLFNLEELYLKGCPIQWKIEVLEELKCLSKLAIVELDIQDDKVLPEALFSRELERYKILVGNWRYQYLPIGEHKCLRILKLIFNRTIYLEEFCGIKNVELLCLVKRSKDEDNEDKDERMWMMMRMMMSMRMRMDEDEGEGEGEGESTPIFNKKVIFSDLKVLVLKNIISRKIWDNQLPSSSFQNLKELILWRCTRIKFVFPCSITKDLKQLQYLEIKACIDLEEIVATEEITEAAASFVFPELTFLKLENLLKLATFYPGIHTLECPKLKRLEMKSCNKFKIFNSEPSSLCLDYKVHFRDLKVLELKNIRFEKIWDSQLSTSSYQNLTHLTLFECDKIKYVFSLSIAKSLQQLQYLELTSCKVLERIVTPEEGTEATINFSFSQVTKVKLQYLPEFIDFYPGIHTSKWP